In Simkaniaceae bacterium, one genomic interval encodes:
- a CDS encoding (2Fe-2S)-binding protein has protein sequence MAQIQFNDEDPVEIPDGAAIKDFCEENGVPFGCEEGVCGTCIIEVEEGMENLSEFTQEEEDFLGDMDQERLACQCKIKGGCVKVRY, from the coding sequence ATGGCCCAAATACAGTTCAATGATGAAGATCCCGTAGAAATTCCCGATGGTGCTGCAATCAAGGATTTTTGTGAAGAAAACGGCGTTCCTTTTGGGTGCGAAGAAGGCGTTTGTGGGACTTGTATTATTGAGGTCGAGGAGGGAATGGAAAATCTCTCTGAATTCACTCAGGAAGAGGAAGACTTCTTAGGGGACATGGACCAAGAGAGACTTGCTTGTCAGTGTAAAATCAAAGGCGGATGTGTCAAGGTAAGGTATTAA